One segment of Haloplanus natans DSM 17983 DNA contains the following:
- a CDS encoding substrate-binding domain-containing protein — MSDDSDRNGRVSRRTFIATTGTVGIAGLAGCGGQSSGGGGEGESTPESTTETESDMGGGSTETESSSGSMSTSLLSAEGSSTVYPISNTGSAYWNSNAPPSDGEYWGSNSESTVPGWEQLGQPDMLLADYFAQKFGFEPTETRSNPPFPTTVGLSHSGTGCEAVTEGLVDIGNSSGPITAELGWSEQKAQNTVVDNVVGRDGQPVVVSKDIYDAGITQLTGEEIRQIYQDEVTNWSELGGPDKEIYAIGRAEGSGTDTSFRLNMLGGADAPMPGVDTRFGQNQQVAQAVAQNEGAIAYMALAFTGPQVRPIAINFEGTVYKPNKDAENTIYDSDYPLNRDLHMYTLIQEGNPNGGGYDAREAAFINMFLNEFGQTVFVEGNNYIPLPTKDLRSMKEKVSALATEDLIMP; from the coding sequence ATGTCTGACGACTCAGACCGAAACGGTCGCGTTTCACGGCGGACGTTCATCGCAACTACTGGTACCGTCGGTATCGCCGGGCTGGCCGGCTGCGGCGGGCAGTCGAGTGGGGGCGGCGGCGAGGGCGAGTCCACTCCCGAATCCACTACCGAAACCGAGTCCGACATGGGCGGCGGGAGTACGGAGACGGAATCCAGCAGCGGCAGTATGAGCACCTCGCTGCTCTCCGCCGAGGGCTCCTCGACCGTCTACCCCATCTCGAACACCGGCAGTGCCTACTGGAACTCCAACGCGCCGCCGAGCGACGGCGAGTACTGGGGGTCGAACTCGGAGAGCACGGTGCCGGGCTGGGAACAGCTCGGCCAGCCGGATATGCTCCTCGCCGATTACTTCGCCCAGAAGTTCGGCTTCGAGCCGACCGAGACGCGCTCCAACCCGCCGTTCCCGACGACGGTCGGCCTGAGCCACTCGGGGACCGGCTGTGAGGCCGTCACCGAGGGGCTTGTCGACATCGGCAACTCCTCGGGGCCGATCACGGCCGAACTCGGCTGGAGCGAGCAGAAGGCACAGAACACGGTCGTCGACAACGTCGTCGGCCGCGACGGCCAGCCGGTCGTCGTCAGCAAGGACATCTACGACGCCGGCATCACCCAGTTGACCGGCGAAGAGATCCGGCAGATCTACCAAGACGAGGTCACCAACTGGAGCGAACTCGGCGGCCCGGACAAGGAGATTTACGCCATCGGCCGCGCCGAGGGCTCCGGGACGGACACCTCGTTCCGCCTGAACATGCTCGGCGGCGCGGACGCGCCGATGCCGGGGGTCGACACCCGCTTCGGTCAGAACCAGCAGGTCGCCCAGGCCGTCGCCCAGAACGAGGGCGCCATCGCGTACATGGCGCTTGCGTTCACGGGGCCACAGGTCCGTCCGATCGCCATCAACTTCGAGGGGACGGTCTACAAGCCCAACAAGGACGCTGAGAACACCATCTACGACAGCGACTACCCGCTCAACCGCGACCTCCACATGTACACGCTGATCCAGGAGGGCAACCCCAACGGCGGAGGGTACGACGCACGGGAGGCCGCGTTCATCAACATGTTCCTCAACGAGTTCGGGCAGACCGTCTTCGTCGAAGGGAACAACTACATCCCGCTCCCGACCAAGGACCTGCGATCGATGAAAGAGAAGGTGTCGGCGCTCGCCACCGAAGACCTGATCATGCCCTAA
- the pstC gene encoding phosphate ABC transporter permease subunit PstC produces MASVTGSERLGAAAGRRVQRVREFVDDTDPAALLTIAVIAGSLLTAFVGFLAVSNLTVIPFLVFVAATGYGWVRYQEETALILTLTMTVSTLLILGLIIVFIFRESIPVLRYETATLYGVEVPGLRMFIQTNWDAVSPPIRYSMVPMIHGTLLVTVIATAVAGPLGVAAALFLSEIAPDVVREFVKPGVEILAGIPSIVYGFIGFTILSPWASDQFRTVGQGSYLFVGIVVGLMALPTVVSVAEDALSSVPESMKSGSLAVGTTDWQTMTSITLPAAFSGVSAAVLLGVGRAIGETMAATVMLRGVPQLTDPLVNVFYGQETLTSLIARNYGEADGLQMDALFVAGVILFITVLVISIGAQYIEWRMRSKLGGEA; encoded by the coding sequence ATGGCATCGGTAACGGGGAGCGAACGGCTCGGCGCGGCGGCCGGGCGACGGGTCCAGCGCGTGCGCGAGTTCGTCGACGACACCGACCCCGCGGCACTGCTCACCATCGCGGTGATCGCCGGGTCGCTGTTGACGGCCTTTGTCGGCTTTCTCGCGGTGTCGAACCTCACCGTCATTCCGTTCCTCGTGTTCGTCGCGGCGACGGGATACGGCTGGGTCCGCTACCAGGAGGAGACGGCGCTGATCCTGACGCTGACGATGACCGTCTCGACGCTGTTGATACTCGGGCTCATCATCGTCTTCATCTTCCGGGAGTCCATCCCGGTCCTTCGATACGAGACCGCCACCCTGTACGGGGTCGAGGTGCCGGGCCTGCGGATGTTCATCCAGACCAACTGGGACGCGGTGTCGCCGCCGATCCGGTATTCGATGGTACCGATGATCCACGGTACGCTACTGGTGACGGTCATCGCGACGGCGGTGGCCGGGCCGCTCGGCGTCGCTGCCGCGCTCTTCCTCTCGGAGATCGCGCCCGATGTCGTCCGCGAGTTCGTCAAGCCGGGCGTCGAAATCCTCGCCGGCATCCCCTCCATCGTCTACGGCTTCATCGGCTTCACCATCCTCAGCCCGTGGGCGTCCGACCAGTTCCGGACCGTCGGCCAAGGGAGTTACCTGTTCGTCGGCATCGTCGTCGGCCTGATGGCGCTCCCGACGGTCGTCTCCGTCGCCGAAGACGCCCTGAGTAGCGTCCCCGAATCGATGAAAAGCGGGTCGCTCGCGGTCGGAACGACCGACTGGCAGACCATGACCTCGATCACGCTGCCGGCGGCGTTCTCGGGCGTCTCCGCCGCGGTCCTCCTCGGTGTCGGGCGTGCCATCGGCGAGACGATGGCCGCGACGGTCATGCTTCGTGGCGTCCCGCAGCTCACCGACCCGCTGGTGAACGTCTTCTACGGACAGGAGACGCTCACCTCGCTCATCGCCCGCAACTACGGCGAGGCGGACGGTCTCCAGATGGACGCCCTGTTCGTCGCGGGCGTGATCCTCTTTATTACCGTGCTCGTCATCTCGATCGGCGCACAGTACATCGAGTGGCGGATGCGGAGCAAGCTTGGGGGTGAAGCCTGA
- the pstA gene encoding phosphate ABC transporter permease PstA, translating to MAGATRSQLVEGDTTATDAVAGATVGLSAILFILAVAALFERVSLTGTLAGLQTVTLLGGLLIALGAAVTIFGIGSRLGYVETDPDASAGLIAGFGAAVPWFVIGGGVVSETLGFGFAGGTAGAVVAGGAAFVATAVPREDIGSTVPLGALLAFVGLVLLSGTIGPEWLWKLDWEQQASITAEFLVPVATLFCALYGGWAAAKAYGRFGARGRHMGAYVLVYLNALSIIAFLFILIAFVAVQGLPGLLTGVEVGLGVGPQVLGLFELPVSVPLVMNGVALLNDFQGVLPAIVGTFWLVIGAVVFAVPLGVGAAVFLTEYAERGRFTQAVEVATNGLWSTPSIVFGLFGFAFLVPRLGNRKSLLAGMLTLGFMLLPLVLITSREAMLSVPDEYRDASAALGVSKWQTIRSVVLPAALPGVVTGVILGVGRIAGETAPILLTMAGGTFIPGGQTVDVIGGFEFTGSPPFVANPELLQATSALPYQLYALITAGVGLGSNVSDPDGFRWATALVLLLVVLSFYAIGIGARYYFQQRLRHE from the coding sequence ATGGCGGGGGCGACCCGGTCGCAACTCGTCGAGGGCGACACGACGGCGACCGACGCGGTTGCCGGCGCGACGGTCGGCCTCTCGGCGATCCTGTTCATCCTCGCAGTGGCGGCACTGTTCGAGCGGGTGAGCCTCACGGGCACCCTCGCCGGCCTACAGACGGTGACGTTACTTGGCGGGCTGTTGATCGCTCTCGGCGCCGCCGTTACGATCTTCGGCATCGGGTCGCGGCTCGGCTACGTGGAGACCGACCCCGACGCGAGCGCCGGCCTGATCGCGGGATTCGGCGCCGCAGTCCCGTGGTTCGTCATCGGCGGCGGTGTCGTCTCCGAGACGCTCGGTTTCGGCTTCGCCGGCGGCACCGCCGGCGCCGTCGTCGCCGGCGGTGCGGCCTTCGTTGCGACCGCCGTCCCCCGCGAGGACATCGGCTCGACGGTGCCCCTCGGCGCCCTGTTGGCCTTCGTCGGGCTAGTCTTGCTCAGCGGAACGATCGGTCCGGAGTGGCTGTGGAAACTCGACTGGGAACAGCAGGCGTCGATCACCGCCGAGTTCCTCGTTCCGGTCGCGACGCTGTTCTGTGCCCTCTACGGCGGGTGGGCCGCGGCGAAGGCCTACGGCCGGTTCGGGGCGCGCGGTCGACACATGGGCGCGTACGTGCTCGTCTACCTGAACGCGCTCTCGATCATCGCCTTCCTGTTCATCCTGATCGCGTTCGTCGCCGTCCAGGGACTGCCCGGCCTGCTCACCGGCGTCGAGGTTGGCCTCGGCGTCGGACCGCAGGTGTTGGGCCTGTTCGAACTGCCGGTGTCCGTCCCCTTGGTGATGAACGGCGTCGCGCTCCTGAACGACTTCCAGGGCGTTCTTCCGGCCATCGTGGGGACGTTCTGGTTGGTCATCGGCGCGGTGGTGTTCGCGGTGCCGCTCGGCGTCGGTGCGGCGGTCTTCCTCACCGAGTACGCCGAGCGCGGCCGGTTCACACAGGCCGTCGAGGTGGCGACCAACGGTCTCTGGAGCACGCCGAGCATCGTCTTCGGCCTCTTCGGGTTCGCCTTCCTAGTGCCCCGCTTAGGCAACCGGAAGTCGCTACTCGCCGGGATGCTCACGCTCGGGTTCATGCTCCTGCCGCTGGTGCTCATCACGAGCCGCGAGGCGATGCTCTCGGTCCCCGACGAGTACCGCGACGCGAGTGCGGCGCTCGGCGTGTCGAAATGGCAGACGATTCGGAGCGTCGTTCTCCCGGCCGCACTCCCGGGCGTCGTCACGGGGGTCATCCTCGGCGTCGGCCGCATCGCTGGCGAGACGGCACCTATCCTGCTGACGATGGCCGGCGGCACGTTCATCCCCGGCGGACAGACGGTGGACGTCATCGGCGGCTTCGAGTTCACCGGATCGCCGCCCTTCGTCGCCAATCCCGAACTCCTGCAAGCGACCTCGGCGCTCCCGTACCAGCTGTACGCCCTCATCACGGCGGGCGTCGGCTTGGGGAGCAACGTCTCCGATCCGGATGGCTTCCGGTGGGCGACTGCGCTCGTTTTGCTGCTCGTCGTCCTCTCGTTTTACGCCATCGGCATCGGCGCGCGGTACTACTTCCAACAGCGACTCAGACACGAATAA
- the pstB gene encoding phosphate ABC transporter ATP-binding protein PstB: protein MSDSQQTQSQNRTQTRTTGSDQPLETTSGETVEETREEWTDYDFRGEAKLVAEDLDVYYGDDHALKGVSMEIPERSVTALIGPSGCGKSTYLRCLNRMNDRINAARVDGSVRLDGNEIYQDGVNLVELRKRVGMVFQSPNPFPKSIRDNISYGPRKHGDIETGLLARMLGRDDREAERELVERSLKQAALWDEVHDRLGDNALGLSGGQQQRLCIARCLSVDPEVILMDEPASALDPIATAKIEDLIDDLAEEYTVVIVTHNMQQAARISDQTAVFLTGGKLVEYDETDKIFENPESQRVEDYITGKFG from the coding sequence ATGAGCGATTCACAACAGACCCAAAGTCAGAACCGGACACAGACTAGGACGACGGGCAGCGACCAGCCCCTCGAAACCACCAGTGGCGAGACGGTCGAGGAAACCCGCGAGGAGTGGACTGACTACGACTTCCGCGGTGAGGCGAAACTGGTCGCCGAGGACCTCGATGTCTACTACGGCGACGACCACGCGCTGAAGGGCGTTTCGATGGAGATTCCCGAACGGAGCGTGACGGCACTCATCGGCCCCTCGGGCTGTGGCAAGTCGACGTACCTGCGCTGTCTCAACCGGATGAACGACCGGATCAACGCCGCCCGAGTCGACGGATCGGTCCGCCTCGACGGGAACGAAATCTACCAGGACGGCGTCAACCTGGTCGAGTTACGAAAGCGGGTCGGCATGGTGTTTCAGTCGCCGAACCCGTTCCCGAAATCCATTCGGGACAACATCTCGTACGGGCCGCGCAAGCACGGGGACATCGAAACGGGGCTGTTGGCGCGGATGCTCGGCCGTGACGACCGCGAGGCGGAGCGCGAACTCGTCGAACGGTCGCTCAAGCAGGCCGCCCTCTGGGACGAGGTCCACGACCGACTCGGCGACAACGCCCTCGGCCTCTCCGGCGGCCAGCAACAGCGGCTCTGCATCGCCCGCTGTCTGTCCGTCGACCCCGAAGTCATCCTGATGGACGAGCCCGCCTCCGCGTTGGACCCCATCGCCACCGCGAAAATCGAGGATCTCATCGACGACCTCGCCGAGGAATACACGGTTGTCATCGTCACACACAACATGCAGCAGGCGGCCCGCATCTCGGATCAGACGGCCGTGTTTCTCACCGGCGGCAAACTCGTCGAGTACGACGAGACGGACAAGATATTCGAGAACCCCGAAAGCCAGCGTGTCGAAGATTACATCACCGGCAAGTTCGGCTGA
- the phoU gene encoding phosphate signaling complex protein PhoU: protein MTRDEFQESLADLRADVLAMGTLVADRLDRALTALETVDEAAAREVAGADDAVDRRYLDIESTCIQLFAQEQPVAGDLRFVASSFKIVTDLERVGDLAVNLAQYTLAADRKRFETVDLSSIGDLACDMLDDAMAAYRTDDAALCRDIAARDDELDTLCQRASERVVRELIEREVDEGDSWAVEELMDDVSRLLLIIRDLERVGDHAVNIAARSLYMVESDPELV from the coding sequence ATGACCAGAGACGAGTTCCAGGAGTCGCTCGCCGACCTTCGCGCCGACGTCCTCGCGATGGGCACGCTCGTCGCGGACCGTCTCGACCGCGCGCTGACGGCACTCGAGACGGTCGACGAGGCGGCCGCCCGCGAGGTGGCTGGCGCCGACGACGCGGTCGACAGACGGTATCTCGACATCGAATCCACGTGTATCCAGTTGTTCGCCCAGGAACAGCCCGTCGCGGGTGATCTCCGTTTCGTCGCCTCCTCGTTCAAGATCGTCACCGACCTCGAACGTGTCGGCGATCTGGCCGTGAACCTCGCGCAGTACACGCTCGCGGCCGACCGCAAGCGGTTCGAGACGGTCGATCTCTCCTCGATCGGCGACCTCGCCTGCGATATGCTCGACGACGCGATGGCCGCCTACCGCACCGACGACGCGGCCCTGTGTCGCGACATTGCGGCACGCGACGACGAACTCGACACGCTGTGTCAGCGCGCGAGCGAGCGAGTCGTCCGCGAGCTGATCGAACGCGAAGTCGACGAAGGCGACTCGTGGGCCGTCGAGGAGCTGATGGACGACGTGTCACGACTCCTCCTCATCATCCGTGACCTCGAACGCGTCGGCGACCACGCGGTCAACATCGCAGCTCGGAGCCTGTATATGGTCGAAAGCGACCCGGAACTCGTCTAA
- a CDS encoding phosphate signaling complex PhoU family protein — translation METRKLQKIGGSTYSVSLPKEWATEHRLEAGMPIHLYPHTDGSIVVRSAARDGGPLSSTTITLPAADGDVIERALRAAYAVGYDTISLVAPEGEELTADVRRAVRRCVRTMVGLSVTEETAERVAVENLLATSEVSIRQSVTQLQFTALSMHRTAIERVTRRVAGDSVESAPTLDDRDDEVDRLFEMLTRHFNRSLTDFEEVDDLDVNRSELFDYYLVGRQIERIADHAVRIGALADAVEPRSTRGRTASDDALAELTALAEATCEVVEMATAATLDACDDRAYEALERCDRVVDDVRALDRTLFERAPPGAYALSRVLASLIRTAECGGNVARVALRAGLRPE, via the coding sequence ATGGAAACGCGAAAACTCCAGAAGATCGGCGGCTCGACGTACTCGGTTTCGCTTCCCAAGGAGTGGGCTACGGAACACCGTCTCGAAGCGGGTATGCCCATCCACCTCTACCCGCATACGGATGGTTCGATCGTGGTCAGAAGCGCGGCCCGCGACGGCGGACCGCTTTCGTCGACGACCATCACTCTGCCGGCGGCGGACGGCGACGTGATCGAACGGGCACTCCGTGCCGCCTACGCCGTCGGGTACGACACTATCTCGCTCGTCGCGCCCGAGGGCGAGGAACTGACGGCCGACGTGCGGCGGGCCGTCCGACGGTGCGTTCGGACGATGGTCGGCCTGTCGGTCACCGAGGAGACGGCCGAACGCGTCGCCGTCGAGAACCTGCTCGCCACCTCGGAGGTGTCGATCCGACAGTCGGTGACTCAGCTCCAGTTCACGGCGCTCTCGATGCACCGCACCGCCATCGAGCGCGTGACACGACGTGTTGCGGGCGATTCCGTCGAGTCGGCGCCCACCCTCGACGACCGCGACGACGAGGTCGACCGTCTGTTCGAGATGCTCACTCGCCATTTCAACCGCTCGCTCACCGACTTCGAAGAGGTGGACGATCTCGACGTGAACCGCTCGGAACTGTTCGATTACTACCTCGTCGGGCGCCAGATCGAGCGGATCGCGGACCACGCCGTCCGGATCGGGGCGCTCGCCGACGCCGTGGAGCCACGCTCGACGCGCGGTCGGACGGCGTCCGACGACGCCCTCGCGGAACTCACCGCCCTCGCCGAGGCCACCTGCGAGGTGGTCGAGATGGCGACAGCGGCCACCCTCGACGCGTGCGACGACCGGGCCTACGAGGCCCTAGAGCGGTGCGACCGGGTCGTCGATGACGTGCGGGCGCTGGATCGGACGCTCTTCGAGCGGGCGCCCCCCGGCGCGTACGCCCTTTCACGGGTGCTCGCCAGCCTCATCCGCACCGCCGAATGCGGGGGCAACGTCGCCCGCGTCGCGCTCCGGGCGGGCCTCCGCCCCGAGTGA
- a CDS encoding CBS domain-containing protein, with product MEDVFVGSLMSSPVHTIGVDATLRTAAALLLDHDIGSVVVVDDEGRLDGILTTTDFVRVVADGAYDYDPATNVEQAMSTDVVTAAPTDTVESAADLMIDAGHYHLPVVDGENVVIGMITSRDLTAYVSTVRSPSPPDR from the coding sequence ATGGAAGACGTGTTCGTCGGGAGCCTCATGTCGTCGCCGGTACACACGATCGGTGTCGACGCCACGCTCCGAACGGCGGCGGCGCTCTTGCTCGATCACGACATCGGGTCCGTGGTCGTCGTGGACGACGAGGGACGACTCGACGGTATCCTCACCACGACCGACTTCGTCCGCGTCGTCGCGGACGGGGCGTACGACTACGATCCGGCGACGAACGTCGAGCAGGCGATGAGCACGGACGTGGTGACGGCGGCGCCCACGGACACCGTCGAGTCGGCGGCGGATCTGATGATCGACGCCGGCCACTACCATCTCCCGGTCGTCGACGGCGAGAACGTCGTGATCGGGATGATTACGAGCCGCGATCTGACGGCGTACGTCTCGACCGTCCGGTCGCCGAGTCCGCCGGACCGCTGA
- a CDS encoding NAD(P)/FAD-dependent oxidoreductase: MRSDVLIVGGGVAGLSAATFTARAGFETLVVDSDDSILRRNAHVENYPGFPAGVNARQLLDLIAEGAARAGCERRVGEVVRLERAADGFVAETATGDRHRADRVVAATKNAVDYLPDAVEIVDRGKPFVAVDGRGRTAIEGLYAAGRLAGKPHQAIVSAGHGAEVAVTLLEDADAPFYHDWVAPAGYFTDRGRDLPPGCEEIDDDERRRREDAAREVMCDRFADPHPSAQPTHPSLTDAPSEE, translated from the coding sequence ATGCGCTCCGATGTCCTGATCGTCGGCGGCGGCGTCGCCGGTCTGTCCGCCGCGACTTTCACCGCCCGTGCCGGCTTCGAGACGCTCGTCGTCGATTCGGACGACTCCATCCTCCGCCGAAACGCGCACGTGGAGAACTACCCCGGCTTCCCCGCCGGCGTCAACGCCCGGCAGTTGCTCGATCTGATCGCCGAGGGCGCGGCGCGGGCGGGCTGTGAACGCCGCGTGGGCGAGGTAGTCCGCCTCGAACGGGCCGCCGACGGCTTCGTCGCCGAGACGGCGACCGGTGACCGTCACCGCGCCGACCGCGTGGTCGCCGCCACGAAGAACGCGGTCGACTACCTGCCCGACGCCGTCGAAATCGTGGACCGCGGCAAGCCGTTCGTCGCCGTCGACGGTCGCGGCCGGACGGCCATCGAAGGGCTGTACGCTGCCGGTCGCCTCGCCGGCAAGCCCCATCAGGCGATCGTGAGCGCCGGCCACGGCGCCGAGGTGGCCGTGACGCTCCTGGAGGACGCCGACGCCCCGTTCTACCACGACTGGGTCGCCCCCGCGGGCTACTTTACCGATCGGGGTCGTGACCTGCCCCCGGGCTGTGAGGAGATCGACGACGACGAGCGTCGCCGCCGGGAGGACGCCGCCCGCGAGGTGATGTGCGATCGGTTCGCCGACCCCCACCCGTCGGCACAGCCGACCCATCCGAGCCTGACCGACGCGCCGTCGGAGGAGTGA
- a CDS encoding bacteriorhodopsin, which translates to MSNAILQVGQITSRPEWIWLAIGTALMGLGTLYFMVQGMGVEDPEAKKFYAITTLIPAIAFTMYLSMLLGYGVTMVPFAGEENPIYWARYADWLFTTPLLLLDLALLVDADRGTILALIGADGIMIGTGLIGALTQVYQFRFVWWAVSTAALLYILYVLFFGFTKKASGMDEEVASTFMILRNLTIILWSAYPIVWLIGSEGARIVPLSVETLMFMVLDVSAKVGFGLLLLRSRAIFGETSAPEPSATEGAATTDD; encoded by the coding sequence ATGTCGAACGCGATACTACAAGTCGGACAGATCACGTCCCGGCCGGAGTGGATCTGGCTCGCCATCGGGACCGCGCTGATGGGTCTCGGCACCCTGTATTTCATGGTGCAGGGGATGGGCGTCGAAGACCCGGAAGCGAAGAAGTTCTACGCGATTACGACGCTGATCCCAGCCATCGCATTTACGATGTACCTGTCGATGCTGCTGGGGTACGGGGTGACGATGGTGCCGTTCGCGGGCGAAGAGAACCCGATCTACTGGGCGCGGTACGCCGACTGGCTGTTCACGACGCCGCTCCTGTTGCTCGACCTCGCCCTGCTAGTTGACGCCGACCGGGGGACCATCCTCGCGCTGATCGGCGCCGACGGCATCATGATCGGCACGGGCCTCATCGGTGCCCTGACGCAGGTGTACCAGTTCCGCTTCGTCTGGTGGGCGGTCAGCACGGCCGCACTGCTGTACATCCTGTACGTCCTGTTCTTCGGCTTCACGAAGAAGGCGAGCGGGATGGACGAGGAGGTGGCCTCGACGTTCATGATCCTGCGGAACCTGACCATCATCCTCTGGTCTGCCTACCCGATCGTGTGGCTGATCGGGAGCGAGGGCGCCCGCATCGTCCCGCTCAGCGTCGAGACGCTCATGTTCATGGTGCTCGACGTGAGCGCGAAGGTCGGCTTCGGTCTCCTCTTGCTCCGCAGTCGCGCCATCTTCGGTGAGACGTCGGCCCCCGAGCCGTCCGCCACCGAGGGCGCGGCCACGACGGACGACTGA
- the brz gene encoding transcriptional regulator Brz, whose translation MPITELQCPRCGANVKIGLPRSATVKSISTTERPEPAAESLKVRSLCCGNGHEFYVMFEW comes from the coding sequence GTGCCGATCACGGAACTCCAGTGCCCTCGGTGTGGCGCCAACGTCAAGATTGGGCTGCCGAGGAGTGCGACGGTGAAATCGATCAGTACGACGGAGCGGCCCGAACCGGCGGCCGAGAGCCTGAAGGTTCGGTCACTCTGCTGCGGGAACGGTCACGAGTTTTATGTGATGTTCGAGTGGTAG